A single Cupriavidus sp. D39 DNA region contains:
- the trpB gene encoding tryptophan synthase subunit beta: MYDLPDSRGHFGPYGGSFVSETLVHALDELREAYAHFQKDPEFDAEYRRELKHFVGRPSPIYHAQRWSEMLGGAQIYLKREDLNHTGAHKINNVIGQALLAKRMGKPRVIAETGAGQHGVATATIAARFGMECVVYMGSEDVKRQAANVYRMKLLGATVVPVESGSKTLKDALNEAMRDWVTNVENTFYIIGTVAGPHPYPMMVRDFQCVIGEEAKVQMPEMTGRQPDAVIACVGGGSNAMGIFYPYIEDKDVRLIGVEAAGDGLETGRHAAALIGGSPGVLHGNRTYLLQDANGQIIETHSISAGLDYPGVGPEHAWLKDIGRAEYVPITDEEALKAFHDCCRIEGIIPALESSHAIAYACKLAPTLPKDKLLLVNLSGRGDKDMHTVAERSGLTL, from the coding sequence ATGTACGACCTGCCCGATTCCCGTGGCCATTTCGGCCCCTATGGTGGTTCCTTTGTTTCCGAGACCCTGGTGCACGCGCTGGACGAGCTGCGCGAAGCCTATGCGCACTTCCAGAAGGATCCGGAGTTCGACGCGGAATACCGCCGCGAGCTGAAGCATTTCGTCGGCCGCCCCTCGCCGATCTATCACGCGCAGCGCTGGAGCGAGATGCTCGGCGGCGCGCAGATCTATCTCAAGCGCGAAGACCTCAACCACACCGGCGCCCACAAGATCAATAACGTGATCGGCCAGGCACTGCTGGCCAAGCGCATGGGCAAGCCGCGCGTGATCGCCGAGACCGGCGCCGGCCAGCACGGCGTGGCCACCGCCACCATCGCCGCGCGCTTTGGCATGGAGTGCGTGGTCTACATGGGCTCGGAGGACGTCAAGCGCCAGGCCGCCAACGTCTACCGCATGAAGCTGCTGGGCGCGACCGTGGTGCCGGTGGAAAGCGGCTCCAAGACCCTCAAGGATGCGCTCAATGAAGCCATGCGCGACTGGGTCACCAATGTCGAGAACACCTTCTACATCATCGGCACCGTGGCCGGCCCGCATCCTTACCCGATGATGGTGCGCGATTTCCAGTGCGTGATCGGCGAAGAAGCCAAGGTGCAGATGCCGGAGATGACAGGCCGCCAGCCCGATGCCGTGATCGCCTGCGTGGGCGGCGGCTCCAATGCCATGGGCATCTTCTATCCGTACATCGAGGACAAGGACGTGCGCCTGATCGGCGTGGAAGCCGCTGGCGACGGCCTGGAAACCGGCCGCCACGCCGCGGCGCTGATCGGCGGCTCGCCGGGCGTGCTGCACGGCAACCGCACCTACCTGCTGCAGGATGCCAACGGCCAGATCATCGAGACCCATTCGATCTCCGCCGGCCTGGACTATCCCGGCGTTGGCCCCGAGCATGCATGGCTCAAGGATATCGGCCGCGCCGAGTATGTCCCCATCACCGATGAGGAAGCGCTCAAGGCCTTCCACGACTGTTGCCGCATCGAAGGCATCATCCCGGCGCTGGAATCCAGCCACGCCATCGCCTACGCCTGCAAGCTGGCACCCACGCTGCCCAAGGACAAATTGCTGCTGGTGAACCTGTCCGGCCGTGGCGACAAGGACATGCATACCGTGGCCGAGCGTTCGGGGCTGACCCTCTGA
- a CDS encoding phosphoribosylanthranilate isomerase: MTQLPEAGSVPHRTRVKICGLTREEDVRAAVDAGADAIGLVFYPGSPRFVEVARAAALAEAAGPFVSVVGLFVNAEAEHIAHVVERVPLTLLQLHGDESPEDCSLVAQRCRLPFLRAARVQPSLDLVEFANLYRDAAALLLDAFVEGYGGGGHVFDWTLIPPAWLPPTHNPIASAAPRIVLSGGLNAQNVAGAIERVRPYAVDVSSGVEAAKGVKDHARIAAFVRAVRSADAG; this comes from the coding sequence ATGACCCAGTTGCCTGAAGCGGGCAGCGTGCCGCACCGCACCCGCGTCAAGATCTGCGGGCTGACGCGCGAGGAAGATGTCCGCGCCGCGGTCGATGCCGGCGCCGACGCGATCGGCCTGGTGTTCTATCCGGGCAGCCCGCGCTTTGTCGAGGTGGCACGTGCCGCTGCGCTGGCGGAAGCCGCCGGCCCGTTCGTGTCGGTGGTCGGCCTGTTCGTCAATGCCGAGGCCGAGCACATTGCCCATGTGGTGGAGCGGGTGCCGCTTACGCTACTGCAATTGCATGGCGACGAGAGCCCCGAGGACTGCTCCCTGGTGGCCCAGCGCTGCCGGTTGCCGTTTCTGCGCGCGGCACGCGTGCAGCCCAGCCTTGATTTGGTAGAATTCGCAAATCTGTATCGTGATGCCGCTGCCTTGCTGCTTGATGCCTTCGTCGAAGGCTACGGCGGTGGCGGGCACGTCTTCGACTGGACCCTGATACCCCCGGCATGGCTTCCGCCCACCCACAACCCGATCGCAAGCGCCGCTCCTCGGATCGTTTTGAGTGGTGGGTTGAACGCGCAAAACGTCGCTGGCGCGATTGAGCGCGTGCGGCCCTACGCTGTCGATGTAAGCAGCGGCGTGGAGGCTGCCAAAGGCGTGAAAGACCACGCCAGGATTGCCGCTTTCGTGCGCGCGGTGCGCAGCGCGGATGCCGGGTAG
- the truA gene encoding tRNA pseudouridine(38-40) synthase TruA: MTRIALGLHYDGAAFSGWQSQPHRNTVQDRLEDAIEQFAGSRVMTTVAGRTDTGVHALGQVIHIDTGLSREPFSWVRGVNAFLPPSISLQWAKPVDDGFHARFLAFERMYYYALYTGPHRVPLVHGRAGYLMLPPGKGLDIDAMRAAAGCLLGEHDFSAFRAAECQAKSPVKTMYDITLKADGDWLFVRFRASAFLHHMVRNLMGCLVAVGRGRNPPEWLAEVLAGRSRAKAAPTFMPDGLYLAGVKYPEQYQIPAADTAASLFHGVFANDPVA; the protein is encoded by the coding sequence ATGACCCGCATTGCCCTCGGCCTCCACTATGACGGCGCCGCCTTCTCCGGCTGGCAGTCGCAACCGCACCGCAATACGGTGCAGGACCGGCTCGAGGACGCCATCGAGCAGTTCGCCGGCAGCCGCGTGATGACCACGGTGGCGGGCCGCACCGACACCGGCGTGCATGCGCTCGGCCAGGTGATCCACATCGACACCGGCCTGTCGCGGGAACCGTTTTCCTGGGTGCGCGGCGTCAACGCCTTCCTGCCGCCCAGCATCTCGCTGCAATGGGCCAAACCGGTGGACGACGGCTTCCATGCACGTTTCCTGGCCTTCGAGCGCATGTATTACTACGCGCTCTACACCGGCCCCCACCGTGTGCCGCTGGTGCACGGCAGGGCTGGCTACCTGATGCTGCCACCGGGCAAGGGGCTGGACATCGACGCCATGCGCGCGGCCGCGGGCTGCCTGCTCGGCGAGCACGATTTCTCGGCCTTTCGCGCCGCCGAGTGCCAGGCGAAGTCGCCCGTCAAGACTATGTACGACATCACCTTGAAGGCCGACGGCGACTGGCTGTTCGTGCGTTTTCGCGCCAGCGCCTTCCTGCACCACATGGTGCGCAACCTGATGGGTTGCCTGGTGGCGGTAGGGCGGGGACGCAACCCGCCGGAGTGGCTGGCCGAGGTGCTGGCCGGGCGTAGCCGCGCCAAGGCAGCGCCCACTTTCATGCCCGACGGCCTCTACCTGGCCGGGGTGAAGTATCCTGAGCAGTACCAGATCCCGGCCGCCGACACGGCCGCCAGCCTGTTCCATGGAGTGTTTGCCAATGACCCAGTTGCCTGA
- a CDS encoding FimV/HubP family polar landmark protein has protein sequence MSVSQHRRKDAPTARQRWSTLAFTALGLLLAQPAAYAAGFGQLRVQSNLGQPLQAEIDISGVSAEEADGLAVKLASPEAYAKAGLTYLPAVSSLRLQVERRPNGSYVARVRSTQPLSEPFVDILVDMTWASGKVSRAYTFLLDPVGAKPSNQTFSPATVVQAGTPDESGATSPSAPAPSAAPVPAPSVQAPAPVAASPAPRPQAKAPPPRAHRAATQALADGAGAAGGTYTVQRGDNLSAIAGEASQGQDSVSLDQMLVALYRNNPNAFVGGNMNRLKAGAVLKVPSQKEAQSVTPRAARREVVARTQGFNAYRSRLATAAAGRSVEASSGREQSGNVTARVQEQAAPAAGPRDELKLSKPDRGGQAAAAAAAEANIAKERQLKEAEARLAQLEKNVGDMQRLVELKNAEIAKLDQVQKGTGKDSAAAPAAPAAAPSVVPAEAAKADAAAPAPAAAAPLAAASQASAPAATTGASSAGANAADAAVAGAAKPAAASTPAAKRPPTVTQPTPVAQPSFIEDLLANPMLLPGGGLLIALLGGYAIYRRRQQQKTSDGAAFGDSVLSQESTVMSGGNSLFGAAGGQSVDTSQHSVFGADFRIGNNVAEANEVDPIAEADVYIAYGRDVQAEEILREALQQNPERQAIRLKLMEIYNTRQDVEGFRVIAEEMFAQTGGHGAEWAQATEMGRSLDPGNALYLSVAPDVASGDTTTLPADQWRTHDPSQDLAAPRETPLADLADFALPLDGFPAPAAGAPITAPESASRVFGSGEAVPSALATRLDDGLGLDLPETHGIGAHDDVPALDTPTRSRPLDFDMSGISLDLNPAGHAEARADSPAQVHEEARSLFSSSLPAPTMLRDGKLSEPIDLSRVSAESGLDTARGISPSTLSADSVDGGRDMQIKFDLARAYIEIGDKEGARELLQEVVDQSQDPLLTEAKTLLRDVA, from the coding sequence GTGAGTGTGAGCCAACATCGCCGGAAAGATGCGCCTACCGCCCGCCAGCGCTGGTCAACGCTGGCCTTCACGGCACTCGGTTTGCTGCTCGCGCAGCCGGCCGCTTATGCCGCGGGGTTCGGGCAATTGCGGGTACAGTCGAATCTGGGTCAGCCGCTGCAAGCGGAAATCGATATTAGTGGTGTCAGTGCGGAAGAAGCGGACGGCCTGGCCGTCAAGCTGGCGTCGCCCGAAGCATATGCCAAGGCCGGCCTGACGTATCTGCCGGCGGTCAGCAGCCTGCGGCTGCAGGTCGAGCGCCGCCCCAATGGGAGCTATGTGGCGCGGGTCCGGTCAACCCAGCCGCTCAGCGAGCCCTTTGTCGACATCCTTGTCGACATGACGTGGGCGAGCGGCAAGGTGTCGCGCGCGTACACCTTCCTGCTGGACCCGGTAGGCGCCAAGCCTTCCAACCAGACCTTCTCGCCTGCCACGGTCGTGCAGGCGGGTACCCCCGACGAATCCGGCGCCACCAGCCCGTCGGCGCCCGCGCCAAGCGCCGCGCCCGTGCCCGCTCCGTCGGTGCAGGCCCCGGCTCCCGTGGCAGCCAGCCCGGCGCCACGGCCCCAGGCCAAGGCCCCGCCACCCCGTGCGCACCGCGCCGCCACGCAGGCCTTGGCCGACGGCGCTGGCGCGGCTGGCGGCACCTACACCGTGCAGCGCGGCGACAATCTCTCCGCCATTGCCGGCGAGGCCTCCCAGGGACAGGATTCAGTATCGCTGGACCAGATGCTGGTCGCGCTCTATCGCAACAATCCGAACGCCTTCGTCGGCGGCAATATGAACCGCCTCAAGGCGGGCGCCGTGCTCAAGGTGCCTAGCCAGAAGGAAGCGCAATCGGTCACGCCCCGCGCGGCACGCCGCGAAGTGGTGGCGCGCACGCAGGGCTTCAATGCCTACCGCAGCCGCCTGGCTACGGCGGCCGCGGGGCGCTCGGTCGAGGCCAGCAGTGGCCGCGAACAGTCGGGCAACGTCACCGCGCGCGTGCAGGAACAAGCCGCACCGGCCGCCGGACCGCGCGACGAACTCAAGCTCAGCAAGCCCGATCGTGGCGGCCAGGCCGCCGCTGCAGCGGCAGCCGAAGCCAATATCGCCAAGGAACGGCAGCTCAAGGAAGCCGAGGCACGCCTCGCGCAGCTTGAGAAGAACGTGGGCGACATGCAGCGGCTGGTCGAGCTGAAGAACGCCGAGATCGCCAAGCTGGACCAGGTGCAGAAGGGCACGGGCAAGGATTCGGCCGCTGCACCTGCCGCACCCGCCGCTGCACCCTCCGTGGTGCCGGCTGAGGCCGCCAAGGCCGACGCAGCCGCGCCGGCCCCGGCGGCTGCGGCGCCGCTCGCCGCCGCATCCCAGGCTTCGGCGCCTGCGGCCACCACTGGCGCCAGTAGCGCCGGCGCGAATGCCGCGGACGCTGCCGTTGCTGGCGCCGCCAAGCCTGCTGCTGCTTCCACGCCTGCCGCCAAGCGCCCGCCGACCGTGACGCAGCCCACGCCGGTGGCCCAGCCGTCCTTCATCGAAGACCTGCTGGCCAATCCGATGCTGCTGCCAGGCGGCGGACTGCTGATTGCCCTGCTGGGCGGCTACGCGATCTATCGCCGGCGCCAGCAACAGAAGACCAGCGACGGCGCGGCCTTCGGGGACAGCGTCCTGTCGCAGGAAAGCACCGTCATGTCCGGCGGCAATTCGCTGTTCGGCGCCGCGGGCGGGCAGAGCGTCGACACCTCGCAGCACAGCGTGTTCGGAGCGGATTTCCGCATTGGCAACAATGTAGCGGAAGCCAACGAGGTCGATCCGATCGCCGAGGCCGATGTCTATATCGCCTACGGGCGCGATGTGCAGGCCGAGGAAATCCTGCGCGAAGCCCTGCAGCAAAACCCTGAGCGCCAGGCGATTCGCCTGAAGCTCATGGAGATTTACAACACTCGTCAGGATGTGGAAGGTTTTCGCGTGATTGCAGAAGAAATGTTCGCCCAGACTGGAGGACACGGGGCGGAGTGGGCACAGGCAACGGAGATGGGGCGTAGCCTCGACCCGGGCAATGCCTTGTATTTGAGCGTGGCGCCTGACGTGGCGTCTGGCGACACCACCACCTTGCCGGCCGATCAGTGGCGCACCCACGATCCGTCGCAAGATCTGGCGGCGCCGCGGGAAACCCCGCTGGCGGACCTGGCAGACTTTGCGCTGCCGCTGGATGGGTTCCCCGCGCCGGCAGCCGGTGCGCCGATCACCGCGCCCGAGTCCGCCTCGCGCGTGTTCGGCAGCGGCGAGGCGGTGCCTTCGGCGCTTGCCACGCGCCTGGACGATGGCCTTGGCCTGGACCTGCCCGAGACCCATGGCATCGGCGCTCATGACGACGTGCCGGCGCTGGATACGCCTACGCGTAGCCGTCCGCTCGACTTCGACATGTCCGGCATCTCGCTGGACCTCAATCCGGCGGGCCATGCCGAAGCGCGTGCCGATAGCCCGGCGCAAGTGCATGAAGAGGCCCGTTCCTTGTTCAGCTCTTCCCTGCCGGCGCCGACCATGCTGCGCGACGGCAAGCTGTCCGAACCGATCGACCTGTCCCGCGTGAGCGCGGAAAGCGGGCTGGACACGGCGCGCGGCATCTCGCCGAGCACGTTGTCGGCCGACTCTGTGGATGGTGGCCGCGACATGCAGATCAAGTTCGATCTGGCCCGCGCCTATATCGAGATCGGCGACAAGGAAGGGGCGCGGGAGTTGCTGCAGGAAGTGGTGGACCAGTCGCAGGATCCGCTGCTGACGGAAGCCAAGACTTTGCTGCGTGACGTGGCATAA
- the asd gene encoding aspartate-semialdehyde dehydrogenase: MIVGLVGWRGMVGSVLMQRMQEERDFDHIEPVFFSTSNPGGQAPAMAKNETKLQDANDIEALKKCDVVLTAQGGDYTNEIFPQLRAAGWKGYWIDAASSLRMKDDAIVVLDPVNLGVIKDALAKGVKNFIGGNCTVSCMMIGLGGLFQHDLIDWMTSMTYQAASGGGAQHMRELLTQFGTLNASVKPLLDNPASAILEIDRTILATQHGLSGDETKQFGVPLAGNLIPWIDKDLGNGVSKEEWKAGAETNKILGRGEGFLGATGASPIAVDGLCVRIGAMRCHSQALTIKLRRDVPLDEIEGMLAENNQWAKVVPNTREASMTDLTPAAVTGTLTIPVGRLRKMQMGGEYLSAFTVGDQLLWGAAEPLRRMLRILIEA, encoded by the coding sequence ATGATTGTAGGTCTCGTCGGCTGGCGAGGAATGGTCGGCAGCGTCCTGATGCAACGCATGCAGGAAGAGCGCGATTTCGACCATATCGAGCCCGTATTCTTCAGCACGTCCAACCCTGGCGGCCAGGCCCCGGCCATGGCCAAGAATGAAACCAAGCTCCAGGACGCGAACGACATCGAAGCGCTGAAGAAGTGCGACGTGGTTCTCACGGCCCAGGGCGGCGATTACACCAACGAGATTTTCCCGCAGCTGCGCGCAGCTGGCTGGAAGGGCTACTGGATCGACGCGGCTTCGTCGCTGCGGATGAAGGACGATGCCATCGTCGTGCTGGATCCGGTCAACCTTGGCGTGATCAAGGACGCGCTGGCGAAGGGCGTCAAGAATTTCATCGGCGGCAACTGCACGGTCAGCTGCATGATGATTGGCCTGGGCGGCCTGTTCCAGCACGACCTGATCGACTGGATGACGTCCATGACCTACCAGGCCGCCTCGGGCGGCGGCGCGCAGCACATGCGCGAGCTGCTGACGCAGTTCGGCACGCTCAACGCGTCGGTCAAGCCGCTGCTGGATAACCCGGCATCGGCCATCCTGGAAATCGACCGCACCATCCTGGCAACCCAGCACGGCCTGTCGGGCGATGAAACCAAGCAGTTTGGCGTGCCGCTCGCCGGCAACCTGATTCCCTGGATCGACAAGGACCTGGGCAACGGCGTGTCGAAGGAAGAATGGAAGGCCGGCGCCGAGACCAACAAGATCCTGGGTCGCGGCGAAGGCTTCCTGGGCGCGACCGGTGCTTCGCCGATCGCCGTGGACGGCCTGTGCGTGCGCATTGGCGCCATGCGCTGCCATTCGCAGGCGCTGACCATCAAGCTGCGCCGCGACGTGCCGCTCGATGAGATCGAAGGCATGCTGGCCGAGAACAACCAGTGGGCCAAGGTGGTGCCGAACACGCGCGAGGCCAGCATGACCGACCTCACGCCGGCCGCCGTGACCGGTACCCTGACCATTCCGGTGGGGCGCCTGCGCAAGATGCAGATGGGCGGGGAATACCTGTCGGCCTTCACCGTCGGCGACCAGCTGCTGTGGGGTGCCGCCGAGCCCCTGCGCCGTATGCTGCGCATCTTGATCGAAGCCTGA